The following proteins come from a genomic window of Ornithinimicrobium cryptoxanthini:
- a CDS encoding Lrp/AsnC family transcriptional regulator encodes MISAIVLIKVEVAHIPEAAQAIAEIEGITEVYSVTGNVDLIAVARVARHEDFADVIADRLNKVQGVQETETHIAFRTYSAQDLEAAFSIGLDE; translated from the coding sequence GTGATTTCCGCCATCGTGTTGATCAAGGTCGAGGTAGCCCACATCCCGGAGGCCGCCCAGGCCATCGCAGAGATCGAGGGCATCACCGAGGTGTACTCCGTCACCGGCAACGTCGACCTGATCGCAGTCGCGCGGGTCGCCAGGCACGAGGACTTCGCCGACGTGATCGCCGACCGGCTCAACAAGGTTCAGGGCGTGCAGGAGACCGAGACCCACATCGCCTTCCGCACCTATTCCGCGCAGGACCTCGAGGCGGCCTTCTCCATCGGCCTGGACGAGTAG